AACGAGGTAGCTCTGATCAATGACGTGGCTGAATTGCCAAAATATCGCTGACGAGCTATTGGACACAGTCAACCGCTTTGCGACTCCTCCGTGCTCACAGGGCCGTTCCGCCTCATTGCTTCGTCGATCGGTGGGACTGTGTCGCGAACCAGCTCGAATACTCTCGAGGAGGTATGCATGACCGAAGGTTCCCCAGATTGGGTACCGTGTGCTGCTTCAGAGGAGGTTCGCTGGTACGGTCAGATTGCATGGCGAGCACTCACAGTCAAACTAATCGGGGGAATCGGAGCTCTCGTCGTCGGCTGGTTGACGTACATGGGTGCGTTCGAGTTGGGCACGTTCGGTAACATCTTCTTAAACCACCTCCCAGATTCGCTTGCGGATGCACCAGTTGTTTACTCGTTTGGATGGCTCTCGGCACTTCCACTCGGGTTGGTTCCGCTTGGGGGCCTCTACATCTGCTGGAGTCTCTATCGTGGGTTCACTACGAAATACGCGATTACGACCCAGCGGCTTGTCGTTCAGCAGTACCCGACATCGAATACCGAAACGCTGTCCTTAGATTCTATAGAGGCAATCGACTGCCGGCGAACGGTGGTCGGTCGGCTCCTGGGCTATGGTGACCTCAGGTTTACAACGACAAGCGACACGACGCGTCAGCCCGTGTTCAGCGGTCTCAACGATATCGAACAGGCACGGTCCACGCTTTCCGAATTGGATGACGATGCATCGCCGCTCCAGCTACAGCGAGAGTATCTTCGAGTAACGCCTGCCCACGACGATCTGCAGGCCGACGACGTTCTCCAGCATATTGGTGGACTGAGAAACGTCGAGGCAGAGCCTGTACAACAAGGACTTACCCGATTCTTGCCGATCGAATCTTCCTCACCACCGACGTTCGAGTTCCTCATAGTTACTGAAGGTGCCGACGCACCAGTCGAGTTCTACTACTCCGCGACTGAGCGACTGAGTGTTCTTGAACAGCATTTGGAGACTGCCTATCCCGAAGCCTTCGATATTGAACGAGTCCGAGCCGATCTTGAGACGAAGCTCGTCCCACCAACCGAATATACACCGGAGCAGTTCCAGACCGCACTTGAGCGTGGAGATGTCCAGTGTACACCTCATGACCCTTCCTCTCTCCGAGAAACTCGCTCGTCTCCCTCTATGAACACTCAGCGGGCAGATGGTGGAACACGTATTGAGGGAGTACCTGACGAACGTACACAGCCGCCACTACCGCAGTACGACAGCGAGGACAGTAGCAGCGATGGTAACGGTACTCACCAGCCCTCGGCTATCGAGACGCCACAGGCAACGACTGCAGAAATCCTCGCACGACCGAGCCTTGAGAGCGACGATGTGACCCTGAAAGGCATCGAATGGCACGGAGAGGGCGACTGGATGACACCACTCGCACAATTCGAGAGCTACCCCTCTCAGACAGGCTCCGACGAGCGTGCAAAGGCCCCACTGACACCCCTCGTCGACCAGCTCGCCGAGGCTGAACAGCCAACTGTATTTCAATCGGTGTTTCAGCGACGGTCTGACTGGAGTCAGAAGGCCTACAACCGGAAACATGATATTCGCCATGGTCGGGATGGATTAGCGGAGACTGTACTCGATGCCCTCTCGAAGATGCTCTGGGGGTACGAGGACTACGAAGACCAGACGGTCCCCCACGATGAGCAGCATGTGGCCGCTATCGACGAGAAAGAACCACGCCACACGTTTGTAGCGAACCTCCGACTACTCACAGTCGCCGAGACGCCACAGGACGAAGCATCGACTGATCGGCGACTCGAGACGCTCAGTACCGTCTTCGATCATCTCGACGGACACTACTACGGTCTCGATGGCCAGCGGCTCACATCGAACGGGTTCCGACAGTCGACCAAACAGGATCACGTTCGCCAAACGTTGCGCCGACTGCTCAATCGCGACGTTGTCACAGAACGTCGCTGGAAACTCCCATGGCAGACATCGCCTGAGCTAGTCTGCAACCCCAGTGAAATTGCGAATTTCATCACCGTTCCCGACGCCGAGTCGCTTTCGACAGAAGGCGCTCGAACGACTGGGGCAGAAGAGACGAGTCGTAACCCACTCCCACGGCCGAGCGACGAGACACTCGAGGAATTCGCGTCTGGTGTGGCCCTTGGACGAGCAATCGGAGAGACCGGCGAGCCAACCGAGCTTGTAAGTCTGCCGCCGCGACTTCTCACGAAACACGTCGGTCGCTGGGGGTCGTCTGGGGCCGGGAAATCAACGGCGATGATTAATGACGCGCTCTCAGCGCATGCGAGTGTTCCGGGACCAGTCGTCCTCTTTGATCGGAAGGGCGACGGGATGTGCCAGGAGTATCTTCGTTCGCATTTCTCCCGGTTCGGTGCATTCGACGACGTCTATTCGTTCGATATCCCCGAGCGACTCCCAGCACTCTCTGTTATCGATATCCGGCCTGCACTAGCGACTGGACGCGATCGTGAACTCGCGGTCCAAGATACTGTCGAGCACTTCCATGAGGTACTGCGGCTCGTCATGGGTCGTGAACAGTACGAACGGGCCTACGTCGCTATCGACATCATCGGGTATCTGATTCAGGCGTTGCTCGACGAGGAGTACGGTGCTGACGCGATCGGTCTTGATGCCTTGTTTGAGGCCGCGTTGGACATGCAGCACAATCAAGAGCTCCCGACGATCTCCGATGGTCGGCGTGACATCGAAGCCTCGCTGCGACGGCACTTCGCCAAGAATGACCACCAATTCCATCAGACGATGGATGCAGTTGCCAACCGGCTGGATAAGCTCAAGAACGACCCCTATCTCTATCGACTGTTCAATTATGTCCCCGAGTGGGACGACGCCACCGAGACGTATGCCGAACCGTGCTTCGATTTCCGAGCGTTCCTCGATCAAAATGCAGTGCTTCTCTTCGATCTCGGCGCACTCCGACCACGGGCCCAGAATGCACTCATCATGGTGTTTCTCTCGACACTCTGGGATGCGATTCAGACACGCCGACAAGAAGCGACAGCTGAGTACGAAACGATTACCAACCTGATCATCGACGAAGCTGCCCCCATTGCTGCAACTGACCTCATGGCGGAACAGCTACTCCCCGAATCGCGCTCCTTCGGACTCAGTGTCGAACTCGCTATGCAGTATCCCCGACAGGTCGCGCATACCAATCCGACGGCGTACGAGGAGCTACTGACAAATGTCCATACGAAGATTTTCGGGAAGATATCGGCCGACGACCGTGTCATCCAGTCACTCGCTCATGATGCGCTCGAACCCGAGGCCATCCGAAATCGACTAAATCGACTCCCCCCTGGTGAGACACTCGCTGATTTACCGAGTCCTACGTTTGGCGAAACGGGGCCCGCCCCATTCAGTCTCGCGCCGCTTCCACTCCCAGAAGGCCATCCAGAGAGTGAAAATCCGCTGACCGATGAGCAGGTCTCCAAGTTCGAAGCGCTCCATACAGCGATGTGCGAGCGAACCGCCGAGCAGTTCACTCCGTCTAGGAGTGAAGATACCATCGGCCAGAGTGCTTCGTCAATTCACGGGAGGGATGCAACCGCACCCAGCGAGCCAGGAACGACGAATGATCTTGGCACTCTCATGGCCAGTTCGATTCGTGCAGTCCAGCTTCGAGAGGACCTACGCGACACAAACGACTGGGTCCCTGCCTCGACAGTCGACAGTGATCTCCGATCTCGACTCACAACGACTGAGCACGACCAGCCCACACAGGAGACCCTCGGCGAACTCCGAGCGCAGTCAGAATTCATCGACGTCTCACTTGATGCCGACCACGAGACAGTAATCGTCAGGCTCACCGATGCTGGTGAACGCGCTGCCGTACCTGATACGGGGTCGGTGCGGGCGTCCGGGGGCGAAGCCCATGACGATGCACTCAATGCTATTGAACGGGCCCTGATTGGCCTCAATTTCACAGTCGATATCCTCGAACAGGACGGAAGCGAACAACCGGATGGTGTGGCTACCCACCCGACACTCGATGCTCCGCTCGCGATCGAGGCGGAGACGACGACACCAGACCGGCCAGTGAAAGTTCTCACCAATCTCAAGCGTGCTCACGAAGCAAGACACATCCCGCTATTCGTCGTGGAGACAGACGACACAGAGACGTACTGGGCGAACCGTGTCACTGGAATCCTTCACCCACCGGTCAAGGAGGTACAGGGGGAGAGGCGATTGTACACGTACGACGACCCAATCACATACGGTGGTGGCGCCGCAGCGGCCAACGGCGTGACCGCTGTCCGCCCGACTGCTGGAGCTGAAGACTCCCGGCAGACCATCTGGTGCGTTGATGAAGACGGATACGTTCTTTCCGATAGCTCGGGGACCGAGCACGCTCAAGTGTCAGCTATCGATGACGCGCCACGAGCCGTGTTTCCGGCACTCTACACGTATGATAGCGAAACTGAGACGTTCGTCGTTTACGACCGCGGTGAGACTCAAACGTATCCGACCAAGGACGCGTTCGAAGCTGAGTGGGTGACCGTCAAACGCCCGTTCGTCCCCGAGTCTGCACTCTCCTCGTCAGCTGTCGAGCAGACGACCTATGCCATCGCTATCGTTCACACAGATGGTGAAGTTGTTATCTATTCTGCAGGCGATATTCATCCAGTCTCGGCACTCATTGACGGGACGATCGACCTGCACTCACCGTCGAAATCGAGCGCAGATCCGAGCGAGGCAGGAGAACGGGAACAAAGCGCTAGCTCTGGGTCGGTAACACAACGTGATGATCAGCGTGATGCTTCGTCAGTCGGCCGCTCAGCCGCCCCATCGAGCGAAATGGATACCCAAACCCATCTCGAGCACTTCATCACAACTCGCCTCAGGCTGGATTCGGACTCTGTCGTTCCCAAGGACGACTGTTATCGTGCATACGCTACGAACGCGAGAGCCCACGATGTCGAGCCACTCTCGAAGAGCTGGTTCGGTCGGCGCCTCGGTGAACATCTCGATATCGAGACGCGCCGTGTTCGACGTGAGGGTGAGTTGATTCGCTGCTACACCGGTATCCGACTCACCGATGGAGATGAGTCGCTGGAGGGTGAGATATCGTGAGCACGGACGACTCCCGAGGGGCCCATCAGTCGCTTCACCATCCAGCCTGCCACGAATCTTCACAACCCCACATAAGACTCTGCTCGGAGTATCACTGTCGAACAGTGGACTGTCTCAGGCAGCTGTTCCATCCAGTACTGCAATTCATTCACGCACATTGGGTAGAACATTGCCTGGAACACGCCTCTTGGGTGGAACAATGCATGGAACACGCCGCTGTCTGGTGGTTTTCCTCGCTATTTCGCTCCTGTTCCAGGCAAAAACCAACTAGTATAGCGGGGGGTGAGGCCGTTGGACGTATGGATAAGCGTCGCGCTTCCGCGGCGGTGGTGTCGTTCAGTTCCCGAAGGGGTGCGGGAACCAGAACCAGATTTCGAGGAAGTAGCCAATGACTCACACTTCACCACCGAACATCGATCTCGATCGGCTCCCTGACAAACTCACGACTCGCGACCAGTGGGTCTGCTGGCGGACCGAACAGCGCGATGGGAAACCGACGAAAGTTCCGGTCGACCCACGGACCGGTGAGTACGCATCGGCGACTGATTCGACGACGTGGACGGAGAGCGAGACGGCCGTGGAGTATCTTCGAACGACGACGAGTACCGATGGAATCGGGTTCGTCTTCACCGCGGACGATCCACTCGTCGGGATCGACCTCGATGACGGTCGTGACCCCGACAGCGGTGCTATCGACGAGGCTGCGAGCGACATCATCGAGCGCTTCGATTCCTACACGGAATGCTCGCCCTCTGGGACTGGGTTCCACGTACTCGTTACAGGGACGCTCCCGGACGGACGGAATCGTCGTGGGGCCATCGAGATGTACGACAG
This portion of the Halomarina litorea genome encodes:
- a CDS encoding PH domain-containing protein, with the protein product MTEGSPDWVPCAASEEVRWYGQIAWRALTVKLIGGIGALVVGWLTYMGAFELGTFGNIFLNHLPDSLADAPVVYSFGWLSALPLGLVPLGGLYICWSLYRGFTTKYAITTQRLVVQQYPTSNTETLSLDSIEAIDCRRTVVGRLLGYGDLRFTTTSDTTRQPVFSGLNDIEQARSTLSELDDDASPLQLQREYLRVTPAHDDLQADDVLQHIGGLRNVEAEPVQQGLTRFLPIESSSPPTFEFLIVTEGADAPVEFYYSATERLSVLEQHLETAYPEAFDIERVRADLETKLVPPTEYTPEQFQTALERGDVQCTPHDPSSLRETRSSPSMNTQRADGGTRIEGVPDERTQPPLPQYDSEDSSSDGNGTHQPSAIETPQATTAEILARPSLESDDVTLKGIEWHGEGDWMTPLAQFESYPSQTGSDERAKAPLTPLVDQLAEAEQPTVFQSVFQRRSDWSQKAYNRKHDIRHGRDGLAETVLDALSKMLWGYEDYEDQTVPHDEQHVAAIDEKEPRHTFVANLRLLTVAETPQDEASTDRRLETLSTVFDHLDGHYYGLDGQRLTSNGFRQSTKQDHVRQTLRRLLNRDVVTERRWKLPWQTSPELVCNPSEIANFITVPDAESLSTEGARTTGAEETSRNPLPRPSDETLEEFASGVALGRAIGETGEPTELVSLPPRLLTKHVGRWGSSGAGKSTAMINDALSAHASVPGPVVLFDRKGDGMCQEYLRSHFSRFGAFDDVYSFDIPERLPALSVIDIRPALATGRDRELAVQDTVEHFHEVLRLVMGREQYERAYVAIDIIGYLIQALLDEEYGADAIGLDALFEAALDMQHNQELPTISDGRRDIEASLRRHFAKNDHQFHQTMDAVANRLDKLKNDPYLYRLFNYVPEWDDATETYAEPCFDFRAFLDQNAVLLFDLGALRPRAQNALIMVFLSTLWDAIQTRRQEATAEYETITNLIIDEAAPIAATDLMAEQLLPESRSFGLSVELAMQYPRQVAHTNPTAYEELLTNVHTKIFGKISADDRVIQSLAHDALEPEAIRNRLNRLPPGETLADLPSPTFGETGPAPFSLAPLPLPEGHPESENPLTDEQVSKFEALHTAMCERTAEQFTPSRSEDTIGQSASSIHGRDATAPSEPGTTNDLGTLMASSIRAVQLREDLRDTNDWVPASTVDSDLRSRLTTTEHDQPTQETLGELRAQSEFIDVSLDADHETVIVRLTDAGERAAVPDTGSVRASGGEAHDDALNAIERALIGLNFTVDILEQDGSEQPDGVATHPTLDAPLAIEAETTTPDRPVKVLTNLKRAHEARHIPLFVVETDDTETYWANRVTGILHPPVKEVQGERRLYTYDDPITYGGGAAAANGVTAVRPTAGAEDSRQTIWCVDEDGYVLSDSSGTEHAQVSAIDDAPRAVFPALYTYDSETETFVVYDRGETQTYPTKDAFEAEWVTVKRPFVPESALSSSAVEQTTYAIAIVHTDGEVVIYSAGDIHPVSALIDGTIDLHSPSKSSADPSEAGEREQSASSGSVTQRDDQRDASSVGRSAAPSSEMDTQTHLEHFITTRLRLDSDSVVPKDDCYRAYATNARAHDVEPLSKSWFGRRLGEHLDIETRRVRREGELIRCYTGIRLTDGDESLEGEIS